Proteins found in one Amycolatopsis aidingensis genomic segment:
- a CDS encoding DUF1579 family protein: MHTPGPELERLGPLVGRWRSQGRTVSTGTEPSIEISGTDTYEWLDGGFFLVHHVDVQLDGERYRAIELIGGYDPVRETYTARSYDSHGETSTMTLRVGAGGEWTFVGVDSGERATLTVGERSMAAVWERSADGVRWQPWMDMTFSRES, translated from the coding sequence ATGCACACACCTGGCCCCGAACTCGAACGGCTCGGCCCGCTGGTCGGCCGGTGGCGCTCGCAGGGAAGGACGGTTTCCACCGGGACCGAGCCGTCCATCGAGATCAGCGGCACGGACACCTACGAGTGGCTGGACGGCGGGTTCTTCCTCGTGCATCACGTGGATGTGCAGCTGGACGGGGAGCGCTACCGGGCGATCGAGCTGATCGGCGGGTACGACCCCGTCCGGGAGACCTACACCGCCCGGTCCTACGACAGCCACGGCGAGACGAGCACCATGACCCTGCGGGTGGGTGCGGGCGGCGAGTGGACCTTCGTCGGTGTCGACAGCGGGGAGCGGGCGACGCTGACCGTGGGGGAGCGGTCGATGGCCGCGGTGTGGGAACGCTCGGCGGACGGGGTGCGCTGGCAGCCCTGGATGGACATGACCTTCAGCAGGGAATCTTGA
- a CDS encoding pyridoxamine 5'-phosphate oxidase family protein — MDIDAEVSAVLAEVKVLELSTITRDGGLNTRPMSSVWFPQARQIVLTTPVAYPQKAWNVRRDSRVSLLYSDFTGSGLAGGPAVLVQGTATVPEGVATPQDLREFWRGMMRKSPVLAEQAADEEFRRSMDWYFWRLPFYITPERVRRLEPAETGGSPARPPGGDEPMAAQIADALERYPTAVFAARDEQRYPQAARAVVSRDGADGALRVRPVQEFAGAPGVANLLWHRHNGRPGEMSTLLVTGAAGAADGEWTFVPERIPGALPAGRDRDSYQAWIADARQRSLRYLQRRGMTPPELDWRVFTG, encoded by the coding sequence ATGGATATCGACGCGGAGGTCTCGGCGGTACTGGCCGAGGTGAAGGTACTCGAGCTCAGCACGATCACCAGGGATGGCGGACTCAACACCAGGCCGATGTCGAGCGTGTGGTTTCCGCAGGCACGGCAGATCGTGCTGACCACCCCGGTGGCCTACCCGCAGAAGGCGTGGAACGTCCGGCGGGACAGCCGGGTCTCCCTGCTGTACTCCGACTTCACCGGAAGCGGGCTGGCGGGTGGCCCTGCCGTGCTGGTGCAGGGCACCGCCACCGTGCCGGAGGGGGTGGCGACCCCGCAGGATCTCCGGGAGTTCTGGCGCGGCATGATGCGCAAGTCGCCCGTGCTGGCCGAGCAGGCGGCGGACGAGGAGTTCCGGCGTTCGATGGACTGGTACTTCTGGCGGCTGCCGTTCTACATCACCCCGGAGCGGGTGCGGCGGCTCGAACCCGCCGAGACGGGCGGTTCCCCGGCGCGGCCGCCCGGCGGGGATGAGCCGATGGCGGCGCAGATCGCCGACGCACTGGAGCGTTACCCCACGGCCGTGTTCGCCGCCAGGGACGAGCAGAGGTACCCGCAGGCGGCGCGGGCCGTGGTGAGCCGGGATGGCGCGGACGGGGCGCTGCGGGTGCGGCCGGTGCAGGAGTTCGCCGGTGCGCCCGGTGTGGCGAACCTGCTGTGGCACCGGCACAACGGCCGTCCCGGTGAGATGTCCACCCTGCTGGTGACCGGTGCCGCCGGCGCGGCAGACGGGGAGTGGACCTTCGTCCCGGAACGGATCCCCGGCGCACTGCCTGCCGGGCGCGATCGGGATTCGTACCAGGCGTGGATCGCCGACGCCCGGCAGCGGTCCCTGCGTTA
- a CDS encoding ArsR/SmtB family transcription factor, with protein MDEVLHAVADPTRRGILRLVRDQEVSAGELAGHFPGISRPAVSQHLRVLTAAGLLAVRREGNRRLYRLRPAGLTEVSRFFDDLWTDRLGRLKRAAEQAERERTSEDTEGTG; from the coding sequence GTGGACGAGGTACTGCACGCGGTAGCCGACCCGACCCGCCGCGGCATCCTGCGGCTGGTCCGGGACCAGGAGGTGTCCGCGGGCGAGCTCGCGGGCCACTTCCCCGGCATCAGCCGCCCCGCGGTGTCCCAGCACCTGCGCGTGCTCACCGCGGCAGGCCTGCTCGCGGTCCGCCGCGAGGGCAACCGCAGGCTCTACCGGCTGCGGCCCGCCGGGCTCACCGAGGTGAGCAGGTTCTTCGACGACCTGTGGACCGACCGGCTCGGGCGCCTCAAGCGGGCGGCCGAGCAGGCCGAACGGGAACGCACGAGCGAGGACACGGAGGGAACGGGATGA